A DNA window from Helianthus annuus cultivar XRQ/B chromosome 15, HanXRQr2.0-SUNRISE, whole genome shotgun sequence contains the following coding sequences:
- the LOC110911977 gene encoding F-box/FBD/LRR-repeat protein At3g14710, producing MDRISRLPEYIVHHILSFLDPFNGPPVEFVRMSVLSKTWFNLTASFHILDFSIYRFGFSQRESFFKYVEYTTSRFCHHNLPAHTFKLITCIRNPAELVVVNRCLELVLKNGVRELLISITYSSVSKYCLPNTLLSVSLLRSLTVRDCALPSSFMLDALKFESLIYLELANVHIDDEVIKYITTSCPVLQEFKISYCYGFKRFCVYGHQNLQNVVIDVDIPIEIIGIEAPNLTTLEVSGIQPPQMSLVSCKKLTSVSYNGYSNDFPNFLSNFPLVENLTLVSESGCKSLKLSSHSLRTLLLHSHCDLEKIELSTPNLGVFIYSRSAWYPYPEIRHLPHLKECMRCYPDRYIDARWFQKLRLFLDKKNGFKALNLYICTDQYIVLQKFMVLEKMKEIELPPYELEHIELHFEQHKESSDHAAFVDALLNNFRPRSLTLRSSFPLTDFEEQSALVKFTYEKLLKQENQDHINVHIVSPYSSKAQKQFRGLMLLPEPLPREEKAISFIKEEDVQEEAG from the exons ATGGATCGGATTTCACGCCTTCCTGAATACATTGTTCACCACATACTCTCTTTTCTTGATCCTTTTAATGGTCCTCCTGTAGAGTTTGTTCGAATGAGTGTACTCTCCAAGACCTGGTTTAACCTAACCGCTTCTTTCCATATCTTAGATTTCAGTATCTATAGATTTGGATTTTCACAGCGAGAAAGCTTTTTCAAGTATGTTGAGTATACCACCTCTAGATTTTGCCATCATAATCTCCCTGCACACACCTTCAAGCTCATTACATGTATCCGGAATCCTGCCGAATTAGTTGTTGTTAACAGATGCCTTGAACTAGTTCTTAAGAATGGCGTCAGGGAGTTGCTGATAAGTATTACCTACTCATCAGTTTCAAAGTACTGTTTGCCTAACACACTTTTATCTGTTTCCCTGTTAAGATCTTTGACCGTACGCGACTGTGCCTTGCCTTCTTCCTTCATGCTTGATGCTCTCAAGTTTGAGTCTTTGATTTATTTGGAACTCGCAAACGTCCATATAGATGATGAAGTGATCAAGTATATCACCACTAGCTGCCCTGTTCTACAAGAGTTTAAGATTAGTTATTGCTATGGTTTCAAAAGATTTTGTGTTTATGGACACCAAAATCTTCAAAATGTTGTTATTGACGTTGACATCCCAATTGAAATAATAGGTATTGAAGCTCCAAATCTAACTACTCTTGAGGTATCTGGAATACAGCCACCGCAAATGAGCTTGGTTTCATGCAAAAAGCTAACATCAGTGTCTTACAATGGGTATTCGAATGATTTTCCCAATTTCTTATCAAACTTCCCCTTGGTTGAAAATTTGACTTTGGTTTCTGAATCTGGATGCAAGAGCCTCAAGTTGTCAAGTCATTCCTTGAGGACACTGCTGTTGCATTCACACTGTGATTTGGAAAAAATTGAGTTAAGTACCCCCAATTTGGGTGTATTTATTTACTCTCGTAGTGCTTGGTATCCCTACCCTGAGATACGGCATTTACCCCATTTAAAAGAATGTATGCGATGCTATCCCGATCGCTATATAGATGCTCGTTGGTTCCAGAAGTTGAGGCTATTTTTAGAcaaaaaaaatggttttaaagctTTGAACTTGTATATTTGCACGGATCAGTATATTGTCTTGCAGAAATTCATGGTGTTAGAAAAGATGAAGGAGATTGAGTTGCCACCTTATGAACTCGAGCATATTGAGCTACATTTTGAGCAGCATAAAGAATCATCAGATCATGCGGCTTTTGTGGATGCACTACTTAATAATTTCCGTCCTCGATCTCTAACCTTAAGGTCATCCTTTCCTTTAACTGATTTTGAAGAACAAAGTGCTCTTGTCAAG TTTACTTACGAGAAGCTCCTTAAACAAGAAAATCAAGACCATATCAATGTTCATATTGTATCGCCTTACTCTTCCAAAGCACAAAAGCAGTTTAGGGGCTTAATGTTATTGCCAGAGCCATTACCTCGTGAAGAAAAAGCAATTAGCTTTATAAAGGAAGAAG ACGTCCAAGAAGAAGCAGGATGA